From Sulfitobacter noctilucicola, the proteins below share one genomic window:
- a CDS encoding replication initiator protein A: MADLVQSGLLPERHPTGDFFVCDVFDAVPKDDLASMEHPIFTLSTRPDRRILNYAHKGTEITVVPSMRGLATIHDKDILIFCISQLMAALNAGRATSRTLTLKAHDLLVATNRETSGDAYRRLKDAFERLAGTRITTNIETGGREVTSGFGLIEAWEIERRARGGRMVSVSVTLSEWLYRAVLSKSVLTLSRDYFRLRKPLERRIYELARKHCGRQPVWRVSVETLLKKSGSASPRRVFRAMLREMIKSDHLPDYRLAEEEGDIIAFVPRRLSEGPEAPPLSEAAYEAARAAAPGADVYALEADWRAYWARSGKPRLRSADGAFVGFVRMRAGQDG, from the coding sequence ATGGCGGATCTGGTTCAGTCCGGACTATTGCCCGAGCGGCATCCGACGGGAGACTTCTTTGTCTGCGATGTCTTTGACGCCGTGCCCAAGGATGATCTGGCTTCTATGGAGCATCCGATTTTCACCCTGTCCACGCGGCCCGACCGGCGCATCCTGAACTATGCCCACAAGGGGACCGAGATCACCGTGGTGCCATCCATGCGCGGACTGGCCACGATCCACGACAAGGACATTCTGATTTTTTGCATCAGCCAGCTGATGGCGGCGCTGAACGCAGGGCGCGCGACCAGCCGTACGCTGACCCTGAAGGCACATGATCTGTTGGTGGCCACAAACCGCGAAACATCGGGGGATGCCTACCGGCGGCTCAAGGATGCTTTCGAGCGGCTCGCAGGTACGCGGATCACCACCAACATCGAGACAGGCGGGCGCGAAGTGACCTCCGGTTTCGGTCTGATCGAGGCCTGGGAGATCGAGCGGCGGGCCCGGGGCGGGCGTATGGTCAGCGTGTCGGTGACATTGTCGGAATGGCTTTACCGGGCGGTATTGAGCAAATCGGTGCTGACGCTGAGCCGGGACTATTTCCGTCTGCGCAAACCGCTGGAGCGGCGCATTTACGAACTGGCCCGCAAACATTGCGGCCGCCAACCCGTCTGGCGTGTTTCGGTCGAGACCCTTCTGAAGAAATCCGGCTCCGCCTCACCGCGCCGCGTGTTCCGCGCGATGCTGCGCGAGATGATCAAGAGCGACCATCTGCCCGATTACAGGCTTGCAGAGGAGGAGGGCGACATCATCGCCTTTGTCCCGCGCCGCCTGAGCGAGGGGCCGGAGGCGCCGCCGCTGTCCGAAGCAGCTTATGAGGCCGCGCGTGCGGCGGCACCGGGCGCGGATGTCTATGCGCTGGAAGCGGATTGGCGGGCCTATTGGGCGCGGTCGGGCAAGCCGCGGCTGCGCTCGGCGGACGGGGCATTTGTGGGATTTGTCCGCATGCGCGCCGGACAGGACGGTTAG
- a CDS encoding AAA family ATPase — MAELPPYFNIDPDQALADLGPSGTTAAFGDMAAACTRGRDDLAARGMDEAGQKSLRLFSTWEITKYLIPVAPAHFRRVLKSNPDLPQGKTETEAGAKWFTLDEVLRLRAHFSQEGSKSKEYRPYRPDGLPAKIVAVANFKGGVGKTSTAAHLAMSAALDGYRVLVIDLDSQGSMTSIFGGKVEDEWQTVFPLLARHYAEAAQTENHSRLSRGDPTIDIDDTLAEALKVSAPDLIQKTHWPNIDLIGAQLNLYWAEFQIPVWRMAARRWKLWDALTDRLEADGVLSQYDVVFIDTPPALGYLTINGLSAADILLVPLGASFLEFDSTGRFFDMLHATFGSIEENENMAARALGREGMAFEWDAVRAVITRYDGAQQAEMAALMQAYLGPVLSPHRQDFTALIGQAGESVNGIYEADYRDFNRETYARGRQAFDATYAAFKRLLIGTWRRDEKARDAAQD, encoded by the coding sequence ATGGCAGAGCTTCCTCCTTATTTCAATATTGATCCCGATCAGGCTTTGGCAGATCTCGGGCCAAGCGGAACTACAGCCGCCTTTGGCGATATGGCTGCGGCCTGCACGCGGGGGCGTGATGATCTGGCGGCACGTGGCATGGACGAGGCCGGCCAGAAATCCCTGCGCCTGTTTTCCACATGGGAGATCACCAAGTACCTGATCCCTGTCGCCCCTGCTCATTTCCGCCGTGTGCTGAAATCCAATCCCGATTTGCCGCAGGGCAAAACCGAGACAGAGGCCGGTGCGAAATGGTTCACCCTGGATGAAGTCCTGCGCCTGCGTGCGCATTTTTCGCAGGAAGGGTCCAAGTCCAAGGAATACCGCCCCTACCGCCCTGACGGATTGCCCGCAAAAATTGTCGCTGTGGCCAACTTCAAGGGCGGTGTGGGCAAGACCTCAACGGCGGCGCATCTGGCCATGTCAGCGGCGCTTGACGGCTACCGCGTGCTGGTGATCGATCTCGACAGCCAGGGCTCCATGACCTCGATCTTTGGCGGCAAGGTCGAGGACGAATGGCAAACCGTCTTTCCCCTGCTCGCGCGGCATTATGCCGAGGCCGCCCAGACCGAGAACCACAGCCGCCTGTCACGCGGCGATCCGACCATCGACATCGACGATACATTGGCCGAGGCGCTCAAGGTATCCGCCCCTGACCTCATCCAGAAAACCCATTGGCCCAACATCGATCTGATCGGCGCCCAGCTGAACCTCTATTGGGCAGAATTCCAGATCCCCGTCTGGCGCATGGCCGCGCGCCGCTGGAAGCTGTGGGATGCGCTCACCGACCGGCTCGAGGCCGATGGCGTGCTGTCGCAATACGATGTGGTGTTCATCGATACCCCCCCTGCCCTCGGCTATCTCACTATCAACGGATTGTCCGCTGCGGACATCCTGCTGGTGCCACTTGGTGCTTCCTTTCTGGAGTTTGATTCAACTGGCCGGTTCTTTGACATGCTGCATGCCACCTTCGGCTCTATCGAGGAAAACGAGAATATGGCCGCCCGCGCCCTGGGCCGCGAGGGGATGGCCTTTGAATGGGATGCGGTGCGTGCGGTGATCACCCGCTATGATGGCGCCCAGCAGGCCGAGATGGCCGCCTTGATGCAAGCCTACCTCGGGCCGGTCCTCTCCCCGCACCGGCAGGATTTTACAGCCCTCATCGGTCAGGCGGGGGAGTCGGTAAATGGCATCTACGAGGCCGACTACCGCGATTTCAACCGCGAGACCTATGCCCGCGGCAGGCAGGCTTTTGATGCGACCTATGCCGCCTTCAAACGCCTGTTGATCGGCACATGGCGCCGCGATGAAAAAGCCCGCGATGCGGCACAGGATTAA
- a CDS encoding ParB/RepB/Spo0J family partition protein — protein MAKRKRLTLPPEAPAPETKGMFTEAPTGIVPGRRAKSAPIADMAGAAAASAALEEVSAELSAARAEGRFVQKLRTTQIDAGHLMRDRVIIDSGDMDTLMASIRSRGQQTPVEVLATGPDTYGLISGWRRLAALARLYEETNDPQFAYVHALVRQPASAQDAYVAMVEENEIRVGLSYYERAQIVARTVQAGVYDSDKTALQTLFSSASRAKRSKIKSFLPIVSALGDVLHHPTAIGERMGLDLSQRLEDAAFAKSLRAKLAKSDGKTPEEEQNVLSGALAVRATKPAIKPKLDSKEELAPGVVMMRGPSGLTLKGPGVTDALADRLRALFKDE, from the coding sequence ATGGCCAAACGCAAGCGACTGACCCTGCCGCCAGAGGCCCCTGCGCCTGAGACCAAGGGTATGTTCACGGAGGCCCCAACCGGCATCGTGCCGGGGCGCCGTGCGAAATCCGCACCCATCGCAGATATGGCTGGTGCCGCCGCGGCCTCTGCCGCGCTGGAAGAAGTCAGTGCCGAACTCAGCGCCGCCCGCGCCGAAGGCCGCTTTGTGCAAAAGCTGCGCACGACCCAGATCGACGCGGGCCATCTGATGCGCGACAGGGTCATTATCGATAGTGGGGATATGGACACGTTGATGGCCTCTATCCGGTCGCGTGGTCAGCAAACCCCGGTCGAGGTGCTGGCCACTGGACCTGATACATATGGCCTGATTTCCGGTTGGCGCCGTCTGGCTGCTCTGGCGCGCCTTTATGAAGAAACCAACGATCCGCAGTTTGCCTATGTGCACGCGCTTGTCCGCCAGCCCGCCAGCGCGCAGGACGCCTATGTGGCGATGGTGGAGGAAAACGAAATACGTGTCGGGCTAAGCTATTACGAGCGTGCCCAGATTGTTGCCCGTACCGTGCAGGCGGGAGTCTATGATAGTGACAAAACCGCTTTACAGACCCTGTTTTCCAGCGCCAGCCGTGCCAAGCGGTCCAAGATCAAATCCTTCCTTCCGATTGTCTCCGCGCTTGGGGATGTGCTGCATCACCCTACCGCAATCGGAGAACGTATGGGGCTGGATTTGTCACAGCGTCTGGAGGATGCGGCCTTTGCCAAATCCTTGCGGGCCAAGCTTGCAAAGAGCGATGGCAAAACGCCTGAGGAAGAACAGAACGTATTGTCTGGCGCGCTTGCTGTGCGTGCGACAAAGCCTGCAATAAAACCCAAGTTAGACTCTAAAGAAGAGCTGGCGCCGGGTGTGGTAATGATGCGTGGTCCTTCGGGTCTTACGCTTAAAGGGCCAGGGGTGACAGATGCGCTGGCCGACCGTCTGCGCGCGCTTTTCAAAGACGAATGA
- a CDS encoding glycosyltransferase, translating to MRFLIDLQCAQGGTPTPGRYALGLLDALLPEAEAQGHEVHLLLNSAFDATLPDLQRRFPKLHAQRRIHIFHGLPRSGARQTNGDWRRAASNLMRDFAIAGIAPDAVFCPDVFEGANGPCALGPLVLSDCALVAVLHDLVPALMPEHYFDHDPAFQAFYHKRLSDLSSYRALIATSDQTRHDMLALTDIPAERIHVVAQDADPQFTPSDTLSLIDMETLRRRLELRRPYLLYAGSGAPEQNLTGLIRAYAALPPGLIESHDLVVAGPLTTDRSEDIRRLAQDLVLDPARIRVLDDIPKADLPGLYGLADVFVMPSLHAGFALPALEAIRCGTLALGAHTASLPDVIGPSDALFDPCDIPAMADLIERGLTDASFRDDMLARQQQHATRFSWKKTAQETLRILTENVSIQSPDLQWGAVQKRLDDLEHKAVAALRALALPQNGLRDTDRRDLSRALVKTRLSIENAHRPHRLPDTRLLWRLEGPFDSDYSLASVNRETALALGRQNIDVALFSAEGPGPFDPDPDFLRARPDLDALHTTGQNTPPESADILSRNMFPPRVSDMTAPLNLLHGYAWEETGLPLSYTRDMATHLQGLLVTAPHVKKLFEDAGIGLPVHVVGNGVDHLDVPAAALPDPLPQAGFTFLHVSSCFPRKGVDVLLAAFAKGFGAGDDVQLIIKTFANPHNDIANEVAALRDTHPDLPPVHIVEGAFTPGQMRSLYTAADALVAPSRAEGYCLPVAEAVLAGTPVLTTGWGGQKTFDGNPLVQFTKYSLVPAQSHLGAWDSVWAEPDCADLVAAMRALRDAPAPDAGTRAAAKQQLLEHHTWDKVAQRSVTAAQAIAAQRPAPPPRVGWITSYNTRCGIATYSAHLIEAFPDRVTVFASHTGDRPGPDGPDTRRCWYQGGQDPLTDLAAAIDAEDPHVLVIQFNYGFFNLAHLAALILKAKADGRQVVMMMHATNDRAVAPERYLSGILPALKLCDRLLVHAHHDLNRLRDLGLEENVALFPHGVPYVDTPAPPPMAADRAVVLGTYGFFLPPKGLDQLIEATAILRDQGANVALEMVNAEYPGPPSVEAIADARARITALGLTDHIRLETAFLPDGESFARLSRADALVFPYRQTAESASGAIRQALALDRPVIATPLRIFDDVEPLITRLPGTSAADIAQGLHPIIAALRDPAADPETADRLAATQARVTDWRASHAYGELGPRLWRQICTLHNRIETP from the coding sequence ATGCGTTTTCTGATCGATCTTCAATGCGCCCAAGGCGGCACCCCGACACCCGGACGTTATGCGCTTGGCCTGCTGGACGCGTTGTTACCTGAGGCAGAGGCGCAGGGTCACGAGGTGCACCTGCTGCTCAACAGCGCGTTTGACGCCACCCTGCCCGATCTCCAGCGCCGCTTTCCCAAGCTGCACGCGCAAAGGCGCATCCATATCTTTCATGGCCTGCCCCGATCCGGTGCCCGTCAGACAAACGGCGACTGGCGCAGGGCCGCGTCAAACCTGATGCGCGACTTTGCCATCGCGGGCATTGCCCCGGATGCGGTGTTCTGTCCCGATGTATTTGAAGGCGCAAACGGCCCCTGCGCACTTGGCCCGCTGGTGCTGTCGGACTGCGCCTTGGTGGCCGTCCTGCACGATCTGGTCCCTGCGCTCATGCCGGAGCACTACTTTGACCACGATCCTGCGTTTCAGGCCTTCTACCACAAGCGGCTCTCGGATCTTTCCTCCTACAGGGCGCTGATTGCCACATCCGACCAGACCCGCCACGACATGCTGGCGCTGACGGATATTCCCGCCGAACGCATCCATGTTGTCGCGCAGGACGCAGACCCACAGTTCACCCCGTCCGACACCCTGTCCCTGATTGACATGGAGACATTGCGCCGCCGTCTGGAATTGCGCCGCCCCTACCTTCTTTATGCGGGGTCGGGCGCGCCGGAGCAAAATCTGACCGGCCTGATCCGCGCCTATGCTGCCCTGCCGCCGGGCCTGATCGAAAGCCATGATCTGGTGGTCGCCGGACCGCTCACCACAGACCGGAGCGAAGACATCAGGCGGCTGGCACAGGATCTTGTCCTTGATCCCGCACGCATCCGTGTTCTGGATGATATTCCAAAGGCCGATCTGCCCGGCCTTTACGGGCTGGCAGATGTCTTTGTGATGCCCTCCTTGCACGCAGGTTTTGCCCTGCCCGCGCTGGAGGCAATCCGCTGCGGCACGCTGGCCCTTGGTGCGCATACCGCGTCCCTGCCCGATGTGATCGGTCCCTCCGACGCGCTGTTTGACCCGTGCGATATTCCCGCAATGGCCGACCTGATCGAACGCGGCCTGACCGATGCATCATTCCGCGATGATATGCTGGCCCGTCAACAGCAGCATGCAACGCGGTTTTCATGGAAAAAAACGGCGCAGGAAACGCTGCGCATCCTGACAGAAAATGTCAGTATTCAATCGCCTGATCTACAGTGGGGTGCCGTACAAAAGCGCCTTGATGATCTTGAACACAAGGCCGTAGCCGCCCTGCGCGCCCTTGCCCTGCCCCAGAACGGTCTGCGCGACACGGACCGCCGTGATCTGTCCCGCGCTCTGGTAAAAACCCGCCTTTCTATCGAGAATGCCCACCGCCCGCACCGCCTGCCCGACACCAGACTGCTCTGGCGGCTTGAAGGGCCTTTTGACAGCGACTACAGCCTTGCCTCGGTCAACCGCGAAACCGCTTTGGCGTTGGGGCGGCAGAATATCGACGTGGCACTTTTCTCGGCCGAAGGGCCCGGCCCCTTTGACCCCGATCCCGATTTCCTGCGCGCCCGCCCGGATCTGGACGCGCTGCACACAACCGGTCAGAACACCCCGCCCGAAAGCGCCGACATCCTCAGCCGCAACATGTTTCCGCCGCGGGTGTCGGACATGACAGCCCCGCTCAATCTGCTGCACGGCTACGCCTGGGAAGAAACCGGCCTGCCGCTTTCCTATACCCGCGACATGGCCACCCACCTGCAAGGGCTTCTGGTCACAGCACCCCATGTCAAAAAACTGTTCGAGGATGCAGGCATCGGCCTGCCCGTGCATGTGGTGGGCAACGGCGTTGACCATCTGGATGTGCCGGCCGCCGCCCTGCCCGATCCGCTGCCGCAGGCCGGCTTCACCTTCCTGCATGTCTCGTCGTGTTTTCCGCGCAAGGGCGTCGACGTGCTGCTCGCCGCCTTCGCCAAAGGGTTCGGGGCGGGTGACGATGTGCAGCTCATTATCAAGACCTTCGCCAATCCGCATAACGACATCGCCAATGAGGTCGCCGCCTTGCGTGACACACACCCCGATCTGCCGCCTGTCCATATCGTTGAGGGCGCCTTCACCCCCGGCCAGATGCGCAGCCTCTATACCGCCGCCGATGCGCTGGTCGCCCCCTCGCGGGCCGAAGGATATTGCCTGCCTGTGGCCGAAGCGGTGCTGGCAGGGACGCCTGTGCTGACCACCGGCTGGGGCGGGCAGAAAACCTTTGACGGCAATCCGCTGGTGCAGTTCACCAAATACAGCCTTGTGCCGGCTCAAAGCCATCTGGGGGCATGGGATTCAGTCTGGGCCGAACCGGACTGCGCCGATCTGGTCGCGGCGATGCGCGCCCTGCGGGATGCGCCAGCGCCGGATGCCGGAACACGTGCCGCTGCGAAACAACAGCTGCTGGAGCACCACACATGGGACAAGGTCGCGCAGCGTTCCGTCACAGCCGCGCAGGCCATTGCCGCGCAGCGCCCCGCCCCGCCCCCGCGCGTGGGCTGGATCACCAGCTATAACACCCGCTGCGGCATCGCCACGTATTCCGCCCATCTGATCGAGGCCTTTCCGGACCGCGTCACGGTCTTTGCCTCCCATACAGGTGACCGGCCCGGGCCCGACGGCCCCGACACCCGCCGCTGCTGGTATCAGGGGGGGCAGGACCCACTGACCGATCTGGCCGCCGCGATTGATGCGGAAGACCCGCACGTGCTGGTGATCCAGTTCAACTACGGCTTTTTCAATCTCGCCCATCTTGCCGCGCTGATCCTCAAGGCCAAGGCCGACGGGCGGCAGGTTGTGATGATGATGCATGCCACCAATGACCGGGCCGTCGCACCCGAGCGGTATCTGTCAGGCATCCTGCCCGCGCTGAAGCTTTGCGACCGGTTGCTGGTCCATGCCCATCATGACCTGAACCGGCTGCGCGATCTGGGGCTAGAAGAAAATGTCGCCCTCTTTCCCCATGGCGTGCCCTACGTCGACACCCCTGCCCCGCCGCCGATGGCCGCCGACCGCGCCGTGGTGTTGGGCACATACGGATTTTTCCTGCCGCCCAAGGGGCTGGACCAGCTGATCGAGGCCACGGCGATCCTGCGCGATCAGGGCGCAAATGTCGCGCTGGAGATGGTCAACGCCGAATACCCCGGCCCGCCTTCTGTCGAGGCCATTGCCGATGCCCGTGCGCGGATCACCGCACTGGGGCTGACGGACCACATCCGGCTGGAAACGGCCTTTCTGCCCGATGGCGAAAGCTTTGCCCGCCTGTCGCGGGCCGATGCGCTGGTCTTTCCCTATCGCCAGACAGCTGAATCCGCCTCCGGTGCGATCCGTCAGGCGCTGGCCCTCGACCGGCCGGTGATCGCCACACCGTTGCGCATCTTTGATGATGTGGAGCCGCTGATCACCCGCCTGCCCGGCACCTCTGCTGCCGACATCGCCCAAGGCCTGCATCCCATCATTGCCGCCCTGCGTGACCCCGCCGCCGATCCTGAAACCGCAGACCGGCTTGCCGCCACACAGGCGCGCGTCACCGACTGGCGGGCCAGCCATGCCTATGGCGAACTGGGGCCCCGTCTGTGGCGGCAGATCTGCACGCTCCATAACCGGATCGAAACACCATGA